The Thermodesulfovibrionia bacterium genome contains a region encoding:
- a CDS encoding inositol monophosphatase family protein has protein sequence MNIYNDSDLLETAVKASRIAGEFILQNLGKLSAGDIDTKQRSDFVTYVDKKSENLIIKIIKQSYPGHGILAEESINETSSSEYRWIIDPLDGTTNFIHGFPVFSVSIALEHKGEMIAGVVYDPLRKESFTALKGYGAYLNCQPLKQLETTDLSRSLISTGFPFKQREHMDNYLNLFKNIISKVSDIRRAGSAAIDLSYLAAGRCDGFFEIGLSPWDIAAGTLLIKEAGGIVTDFSGGSDYLTTGNIVAGPPAIHKELLKDVKSVFKGVIDK, from the coding sequence ATGAATATCTATAATGACAGCGATCTTCTTGAGACTGCGGTTAAGGCTTCCAGGATCGCAGGTGAATTTATTTTGCAGAATCTCGGGAAGCTTTCAGCAGGTGACATAGATACCAAGCAAAGATCTGACTTTGTCACCTATGTTGATAAAAAGTCTGAAAATCTAATTATAAAGATCATTAAGCAAAGCTATCCAGGCCATGGAATCCTTGCTGAAGAATCCATCAATGAAACTTCATCTTCAGAATACCGCTGGATCATCGACCCTCTTGACGGCACGACGAATTTCATTCACGGATTCCCTGTCTTTTCAGTCTCTATAGCACTTGAGCATAAGGGAGAGATGATCGCAGGTGTTGTTTATGACCCCTTGAGAAAGGAGAGTTTCACTGCATTAAAAGGTTATGGCGCTTACCTGAACTGCCAGCCGCTCAAGCAGCTCGAAACAACCGACCTCAGCCGCTCACTTATCTCAACAGGCTTCCCCTTTAAGCAAAGAGAACATATGGATAATTACCTGAATCTGTTCAAAAATATTATCAGCAAAGTAAGCGACATAAGAAGAGCCGGTTCAGCAGCCATTGACCTCTCATATCTTGCCGCCGGAAGGTGTGACGGATTTTTTGAGATTGGCCTGAGCCCGTGGGACATTGCGGCGGGAACGCTTCTGATAAAAGAGGCAGGAGGTATTGTCACAGATTTCAGCGGTGGTTCAGATTATCTCACCACCGGAAACATAGTCGCCGGCCCGCCTGCTATTCATAAGGAATTGTTGAAGGATGTTAAAAGTGTTTTTAAAGGTGTGATTGATAAATAA
- a CDS encoding ATP-binding cassette domain-containing protein yields the protein MNIVTAKGLTKDYNSLRAVDNIDFTISKGECFGFLGPNGAGKTTAMSMICCFMPPTSGELSVFGISTTKDPSLIKSKIGVMPQEDNLDLELSVYENLIVYARYFDIVRKEASRLAWELLDFVELKDKADVNIRNLSGGMKRKLILARSLINTPEMLILDEPTTGLDPHTRHYVWDKLRHMKSKDTTLILTTHYMEEAENLCDRVAIMDEGRIITIDTPSSLMNIHGGNLENAYLQLTGKHLKDQVT from the coding sequence ATGAACATTGTAACTGCTAAAGGGCTTACAAAAGATTACAACTCTCTGAGAGCGGTTGATAATATAGACTTCACTATCAGCAAGGGTGAGTGCTTTGGGTTTCTAGGGCCTAACGGCGCGGGCAAGACGACCGCCATGAGCATGATATGCTGCTTCATGCCTCCGACATCCGGCGAACTGAGTGTATTCGGGATCAGCACAACAAAAGACCCCAGCCTGATCAAATCAAAGATAGGCGTGATGCCGCAGGAAGACAACCTCGACCTTGAGCTTTCCGTGTATGAGAACCTGATCGTCTACGCAAGATATTTTGATATCGTCAGAAAAGAGGCATCAAGGCTTGCGTGGGAGCTGCTTGATTTTGTGGAGCTTAAGGACAAGGCTGATGTTAATATCAGGAACCTCTCAGGAGGAATGAAGCGCAAGCTTATTTTGGCAAGGTCTCTTATCAATACACCTGAGATGCTGATACTCGATGAACCCACAACAGGGCTTGACCCGCACACAAGGCATTATGTCTGGGACAAGCTCAGGCACATGAAGTCAAAGGATACTACACTGATACTGACTACGCACTATATGGAAGAGGCAGAGAACCTCTGCGACAGGGTTGCCATTATGGATGAAGGCAGGATAATCACGATCGATACGCCTTCAAGCCTTATGAATATCCACGGTGGAAATTTAGAAAATGCTTACCTGCAATTAACCGGGAAACACCTTAAGGATCAGGTCACATGA
- a CDS encoding sigma-70 family RNA polymerase sigma factor, which produces MRNLFGGLDVVEGEYEDVIVNENDVELFFEEPKEIVTRDEQTTDNPIEIYLKEMGAFPLLTRKGEVDVAKRAEAGKEKIFKVIFSTPFAVGRVLTSAKELKKNNLSITDILANSEDLSESKEKKAAELFLKDVRSIERLNSRRMILFNELHNKKIKSVETKLIRSKLEESKNIIIKKLSELNLNHAFTEKIVLDFRAFAEMYNKISRSEKPSKDDKAKLLEIEFSLGMNKTGIMNSLVQINEGEAEVSKANNILIEANLRLVVSIAKKYICKGLNLSDLMQEGNIGLMKAVTRFDYKRGYKFSTYATWWIRQSITRALADQSRTIRIPVHMIESMNKLARVSKNLVQELGREPHAEELAKAMDLPLGKIRTILKICKEPVSLETPMGKEEDSLLGDFIEDKSAHSPLELVLNDELKVQMRKALGTLSYRESEILKKRFGLESDGSLTLEEVGEAFNVTRERVRQIEVSALKKLRHPGRNKYLSGFIKDVFVERFNNIEGNMI; this is translated from the coding sequence ATGAGAAATCTGTTTGGAGGGCTTGATGTTGTTGAAGGTGAGTACGAAGATGTCATTGTAAACGAAAATGATGTTGAATTGTTTTTTGAAGAACCTAAAGAGATCGTAACCAGGGATGAGCAGACAACAGACAACCCGATAGAGATATACCTTAAAGAGATGGGCGCATTCCCTTTACTTACAAGGAAAGGAGAGGTAGATGTAGCTAAAAGAGCTGAGGCTGGAAAGGAGAAGATATTCAAGGTGATATTCTCAACACCTTTTGCAGTCGGAAGGGTATTGACCTCAGCCAAGGAACTTAAAAAGAACAATTTATCAATCACTGATATTCTTGCCAACAGTGAAGACCTTTCGGAGTCAAAAGAGAAAAAGGCTGCTGAACTATTCCTTAAAGATGTAAGGTCTATTGAAAGGCTCAACAGCAGAAGGATGATCCTTTTCAATGAGCTTCATAATAAAAAGATTAAATCGGTTGAGACTAAATTGATAAGATCAAAACTTGAAGAATCTAAAAACATAATAATAAAAAAATTATCAGAGCTGAACCTCAATCACGCTTTCACTGAAAAGATAGTCCTGGATTTCAGGGCATTTGCAGAGATGTACAACAAGATATCCCGCAGTGAGAAGCCCTCTAAAGATGATAAGGCTAAGCTATTGGAGATCGAGTTCAGCCTTGGAATGAATAAGACTGGGATCATGAACTCGCTTGTTCAAATAAACGAAGGGGAGGCTGAGGTTAGTAAGGCCAATAACATTCTGATAGAGGCAAATTTAAGGCTTGTTGTAAGCATAGCTAAAAAATATATCTGTAAGGGTCTCAATCTTTCCGACCTGATGCAGGAGGGGAACATCGGCCTGATGAAGGCAGTAACAAGATTTGACTATAAGAGAGGCTATAAATTCAGCACATATGCAACCTGGTGGATCAGGCAGTCCATAACAAGGGCGCTCGCAGATCAGTCAAGGACTATCAGGATACCTGTTCATATGATAGAGTCGATGAATAAACTTGCAAGGGTATCAAAAAACCTTGTTCAGGAACTCGGCAGGGAGCCTCATGCTGAAGAGCTTGCCAAGGCAATGGATCTTCCTCTGGGCAAGATAAGGACGATATTAAAGATATGCAAGGAACCTGTTTCACTTGAGACGCCGATGGGTAAGGAAGAAGACAGCCTTTTGGGTGATTTCATAGAAGATAAGTCAGCCCACTCGCCTCTGGAACTGGTTCTTAATGATGAGTTGAAAGTTCAGATGAGAAAGGCGCTTGGTACACTTTCTTACAGAGAGTCAGAGATCCTTAAGAAACGTTTCGGATTGGAAAGCGATGGTTCATTAACCCTTGAGGAGGTTGGAGAGGCATTTAATGTTACGCGGGAACGGGTCAGGCAGATAGAGGTATCAGCCCTGAAAAAACTGAGACACCCCGGCAGAAACAAATATCTCAGCGGTTTTATCAAGGATGTTTTTGTTGAACGATTTAATAATATTGAAGGAAACATGATATAG
- a CDS encoding class I SAM-dependent methyltransferase — MERVPEKELMDDAEQARAYAETDFSEPHEAFVSYFKERFPDFTSGEVFDIGCGTGDVIIRFAKALPDIHITGIDGAGEMLEIAQRDINKCGYTERIKLSNCLLPDPTLLKYKFDAVISNSILHHLADPHVLWKTVRECAKKNAPIFIMDLFRPVSAEIAEALVRQHAAEASPILQKDFYNSLLAAYTPDEIKSQLRQNGLGALTVETVSDRHVIIWGTV, encoded by the coding sequence ATGGAACGAGTTCCTGAAAAAGAGTTAATGGATGACGCTGAGCAGGCAAGGGCATATGCTGAGACTGATTTCTCTGAACCTCACGAAGCCTTTGTCTCCTATTTCAAAGAACGTTTCCCTGACTTTACTTCAGGTGAAGTGTTTGATATCGGCTGCGGCACAGGCGATGTGATCATCAGGTTTGCAAAGGCATTGCCTGACATCCACATTACAGGCATTGACGGCGCGGGAGAGATGCTTGAAATAGCCCAACGTGATATTAATAAGTGCGGCTATACAGAGCGGATCAAACTGTCAAACTGCCTGCTGCCTGACCCTACCCTGTTAAAGTACAAATTCGATGCTGTCATATCAAACAGCATACTGCACCATCTTGCCGATCCTCATGTATTGTGGAAGACAGTAAGAGAGTGCGCAAAAAAGAATGCACCAATATTTATCATGGATCTCTTCCGTCCCGTCTCTGCTGAGATTGCTGAAGCACTTGTGAGACAGCACGCTGCAGAAGCCTCACCGATACTGCAGAAGGATTTTTATAATTCTCTCCTTGCCGCATATACCCCTGACGAGATAAAGAGCCAGCTGAGACAAAACGGCTTAGGCGCGCTTACAGTTGAAACAGTGTCAGACCGCCATGTAATTATATGGGGTACTGTTTAA
- a CDS encoding FxsA family protein, producing MFFPLFFIFIIVPIIEITLLIEVGSRIGTANTIVVLLLTALIGIYMVKLVGLGVMRRMQQNMNEGVSPAEEMVNGMMLLLAGVLFIIPGFFTDAVGLLMVIPFSRNMIKKIARRMIEKKVSSGVIYINRL from the coding sequence ATGTTCTTTCCACTGTTTTTTATATTCATAATCGTACCTATCATTGAGATCACGCTCTTGATCGAGGTAGGCTCAAGGATCGGAACTGCAAATACGATAGTTGTCTTATTGCTGACTGCTCTTATCGGCATTTACATGGTAAAGCTCGTGGGGCTTGGGGTGATGCGCAGGATGCAGCAGAATATGAATGAAGGCGTATCACCGGCAGAGGAGATGGTTAACGGGATGATGTTATTGTTAGCCGGTGTGCTCTTTATCATCCCGGGATTTTTTACGGATGCGGTAGGGCTTCTGATGGTCATACCTTTTTCAAGAAACATGATAAAGAAGATCGCAAGACGGATGATCGAGAAGAAGGTCTCATCCGGTGTTATTTATATAAACAGACTTTAA
- a CDS encoding ABC transporter permease, translated as MNIKRAYRVFQRNFTVYTKRYKSSLVLNFFEPIIYLAALGLGLGAYVKEIKGVPYINYLAPGLIASSSMFAATFECTYGTYIRMTFQKTFDAILVTPVNISDLVLGELLWGAAKGTFYGIIIMTVLSFMGLLGSALIVTTIPAIFISSLIFAEIALIVTSIVPGIDSFNYFNTLLMTPMFLFSGIFFPIDNMPAFVSKVAFFSPLYHLVNICRSFSSGEISPVMLDMAWLTVLALILLPYPFRLLRKRIIK; from the coding sequence ATGAATATAAAAAGGGCATACAGGGTATTTCAGAGGAACTTTACCGTTTATACAAAGCGGTACAAATCCAGCCTTGTGCTTAATTTCTTTGAGCCCATAATCTATCTTGCGGCACTGGGATTAGGGCTTGGCGCTTATGTCAAAGAGATTAAGGGTGTTCCGTATATAAACTACCTTGCCCCCGGCCTGATAGCATCATCATCAATGTTCGCCGCTACATTTGAATGCACATACGGCACATACATCAGGATGACATTCCAGAAAACATTTGACGCCATACTCGTGACGCCTGTAAATATCTCTGACCTTGTCCTGGGCGAACTGTTATGGGGAGCTGCAAAAGGGACATTCTACGGCATAATCATAATGACGGTGCTATCTTTCATGGGACTGCTCGGGTCAGCATTGATAGTCACAACTATTCCGGCTATCTTTATCAGCAGTTTGATATTCGCTGAGATAGCCCTGATAGTTACTTCTATAGTGCCGGGCATAGATTCATTCAATTATTTCAACACACTGCTTATGACGCCGATGTTTCTCTTCTCAGGAATATTCTTTCCCATCGACAACATGCCTGCATTTGTCTCGAAGGTAGCATTCTTTTCACCGTTATACCATCTGGTGAATATATGCCGTTCTTTCTCCTCAGGCGAGATATCTCCGGTCATGCTTGATATGGCATGGCTTACTGTTCTTGCATTGATACTTCTGCCCTACCCATTCAGGCTTTTGCGCAAGAGGATAATAAAGTAG
- a CDS encoding sigma-54 dependent transcriptional regulator translates to MNTEKTKVLLVDDEPQILLSHSLLLRTSGIETVTLKDSRDVMSMLQKENISVIVLDLSMPHLSGTELLSKIRYDFPHISVIIMTATNEIEKAVECIRLGAMDYLVKPVEKSRFFSSINKAIELYNLRNEISYLSKSILTDELENEDAFSGIITKNKKMRSIFNYIEAIARSRKPVCITGETGVGKELFAKAVHNVSKVKGPFIAVNVAGLDDTMFSDTLFGHKKGAYTGADRERKGLIVKASDGTLLLDEIGDLNELSQVKLLRLLEEGTYYPLGSDISEKSNARVIATTNKDIGNETIGGKFRKDLYYRLSAHLIHIPPLRERIEDIPMLLGHFLSDASESLHKKTPSVPIELVPLLSNFYYPGNIRELQAMVFDAVSQHGTGTLFMDSFRDHLKNNASLSKNELMVPLDISRSAIEISGRFPTLQDVNDFLVSEALKRSSGNQGVAASLLGITRQALNKRIIRKKQPS, encoded by the coding sequence ATGAATACAGAAAAAACTAAAGTGCTTCTGGTAGACGACGAACCTCAGATACTTCTGAGCCACAGCCTTTTGCTGCGTACATCCGGCATTGAGACGGTAACTCTCAAAGACAGCCGTGACGTTATGTCTATGCTCCAAAAAGAGAACATATCTGTTATAGTGCTTGACCTTTCAATGCCGCATTTATCCGGCACGGAACTTTTGTCCAAGATCAGATACGATTTCCCACATATCTCCGTGATAATTATGACTGCAACCAATGAGATTGAAAAGGCGGTTGAGTGCATAAGGTTAGGCGCAATGGATTATCTTGTGAAGCCTGTTGAAAAGAGCCGTTTTTTCTCCAGTATTAATAAGGCGATCGAATTGTACAATCTGCGCAATGAGATATCTTATCTAAGTAAGAGCATACTGACAGATGAACTTGAAAATGAGGATGCTTTTTCCGGGATAATCACAAAGAACAAAAAGATGAGGTCGATCTTTAATTATATTGAGGCTATTGCCAGATCCAGAAAACCTGTATGTATAACAGGCGAGACCGGGGTTGGCAAGGAACTGTTTGCAAAGGCTGTACATAATGTCAGCAAGGTTAAAGGCCCTTTTATCGCTGTGAATGTTGCCGGGCTTGATGATACTATGTTTTCTGATACGCTGTTCGGGCACAAAAAAGGGGCATATACCGGCGCTGATAGAGAAAGGAAGGGGCTTATCGTCAAGGCTTCAGACGGGACACTTCTTCTTGATGAAATAGGGGATCTCAACGAATTGTCACAGGTAAAGCTCTTGCGCCTTCTTGAAGAGGGTACATATTATCCTCTCGGGTCTGATATTTCTGAGAAGAGCAACGCCCGCGTCATTGCAACTACAAATAAGGACATCGGCAATGAAACCATTGGCGGCAAGTTTCGTAAAGATCTTTATTACAGGCTCAGTGCGCATCTGATACATATCCCGCCGCTCCGTGAACGCATTGAAGACATACCGATGCTGCTAGGTCATTTTTTAAGTGATGCCTCAGAATCTTTACACAAGAAGACACCTTCAGTCCCGATTGAGCTTGTCCCCCTGCTTTCTAACTTTTATTACCCCGGCAATATACGGGAACTGCAGGCTATGGTCTTTGATGCAGTGTCGCAGCATGGGACTGGGACACTCTTTATGGACAGCTTTAGAGATCACCTGAAGAATAATGCCTCGCTTTCAAAAAATGAATTGATGGTGCCGTTAGACATATCCAGATCCGCCATTGAAATATCAGGACGCTTCCCGACCCTGCAGGATGTAAATGATTTTCTTGTTTCAGAAGCACTTAAACGCTCAAGCGGAAATCAGGGGGTCGCGGCATCTCTCCTGGGGATAACCCGTCAGGCTCTTAATAAACGCATTATCAGAAAGAAACAGCCATCATGA
- a CDS encoding YihY/virulence factor BrkB family protein, with translation MAYNRKNITDFIKTGLWEIDTSSLSRFKALAVWSVRLFIVVFREVTEGQLTLRAMGLVYTTLLAMVPLLAVSLSILKGFGLHNQVMEPFLRKFLAPFGEKGAEITSHIISFVDNMKVGVLGSLGMALLVYTVISVIQKFEGAFNAIWRIKRSRSFARKFSDYISILLVGPLLMFSAIGITASFTSNTIVRKITNIEPFGSLFYVIAQLLPYVLVCGAFTFFYLFIPNTKVKFKSALIGGIFAGILWETTGWGFAAFTVSSTKYSAIYSGFAILLMFMIWLYLNWLIILAGAQIAFLHQHPELIGLKDKVLYLSNSLKERLALIITFLICYNYHHNKEHLTIHSLINYLRLPEETIDKMVTLLKDNGLLIETNEYPPAYIPAKEIDTISLYEIVSVVRSSKGEIHLAVKSASSIPEVNIVMESLDDSIRNTLGSKTIKDLILSAGK, from the coding sequence ATGGCATATAACAGAAAAAATATCACAGACTTCATAAAGACAGGCTTATGGGAGATCGACACATCTTCCCTAAGCCGTTTCAAAGCATTGGCGGTCTGGTCTGTCAGGCTCTTTATTGTAGTATTCCGTGAGGTCACTGAAGGCCAGCTTACGCTCAGGGCAATGGGGCTTGTATACACGACACTTCTTGCCATGGTTCCTTTACTCGCCGTAAGTTTATCGATCCTTAAAGGCTTCGGACTGCACAATCAGGTAATGGAACCCTTTCTGAGAAAGTTTCTTGCTCCCTTTGGTGAGAAAGGGGCAGAGATCACCAGCCATATAATCAGTTTTGTCGATAATATGAAGGTTGGAGTGCTCGGTTCTCTTGGTATGGCTTTGCTGGTGTACACTGTAATATCAGTGATCCAGAAGTTCGAGGGAGCCTTTAATGCGATATGGAGGATAAAGAGATCCAGAAGTTTTGCCAGAAAGTTCAGTGACTATATCAGCATATTGCTTGTCGGGCCTCTACTGATGTTTTCAGCTATCGGGATAACCGCATCTTTCACGAGCAATACTATCGTCCGTAAGATAACCAATATTGAACCTTTCGGGTCATTATTTTATGTAATTGCCCAATTATTGCCTTATGTGCTTGTATGCGGGGCATTCACGTTCTTTTATTTATTCATACCTAATACTAAAGTAAAATTTAAATCCGCACTTATAGGAGGGATATTTGCGGGTATCTTATGGGAAACAACAGGGTGGGGATTCGCAGCCTTTACGGTCTCCTCAACTAAGTACTCTGCAATTTACTCAGGGTTTGCGATACTTTTAATGTTCATGATCTGGCTCTACCTCAACTGGCTTATTATTTTGGCAGGGGCCCAGATAGCCTTTCTTCATCAGCATCCCGAACTCATCGGATTAAAGGATAAGGTCTTATACCTCAGTAACAGCCTGAAAGAAAGGCTCGCTTTGATAATAACCTTTCTGATCTGTTACAACTATCACCATAACAAAGAGCATTTGACGATCCATTCACTAATAAATTATTTGCGCCTTCCGGAAGAGACTATAGATAAGATGGTCACACTTCTTAAAGATAACGGCCTTCTCATTGAAACAAACGAGTACCCGCCTGCTTATATTCCGGCAAAGGAGATTGATACTATATCCCTGTATGAAATTGTATCTGTTGTAAGAAGTTCAAAAGGTGAGATACATCTTGCAGTCAAGAGCGCTTCATCCATACCGGAAGTGAATATTGTAATGGAGTCGCTTGATGATTCAATAAGAAACACCCTCGGCTCCAAGACCATTAAGGATCTTATCCTTTCGGCAGGTAAATAA